The DNA region GTCTCTTCCAGGATGAGCAGGTCAGTGTGCCTCCTCTTTCCCTCCTGCTGGGACTTTGGAGGCCACTGTCCTAGGTCATATAGCTCAAGATGGAGGGGGCTGCCTGACCCACATCAAACACTGtctgagaaataaacctttgtgtGTTAAGTGACTGAGGTATTAGGGTTAGTTGTAGGAGCTAGCATCACTCACCCTGAGACATTGATTTATAACCTGAAAGGGCTGAGCTCTAGAATAGACTCTAGGTAGAGACAAGAACAGTACTCAATGGTTGCTCTTATTAGATAGCTCAGGTATGGTTGACTCTAAATAAACATTGTACCCATTAAGATGCAACCCTGGAAAGGTCTTGGCAGTGAACTGTTGCCATATCTATCTAGCCTATATTTAGAGAAGCTGTTTTCACCCCATAGTGGTTTATGCTGTGTTGGAAATCTCTAGGAGCTGCactatttcctcttctctttctggaccTCCTGATGATTGAGGCTAGTGCCCCTCCCTAATCCGGTCATCCAGAGCATGGGATGTGGCTTCTTGGAAGAAGACAGGGAGGGTCCTGAGAAGGACTAAATGGGTCCCGGCCACAGGCAGAGAATATGCCAAGAGAGCTGGGGATGGGTAAGGCATTGCTAGGCGGTCTATGGGAGACCAGTGGAAAATAGCAATCCCTGGGACCCAGGCTGTGGTTGCTACCAATGGGGTCAAAAGGCTCCTAATGGTGATTGAGaacagggaagagggaaggagagactgGTAGTCGCAATGTAGGCAAAGTGCTGGTTCAATGGTAATACTAGCCAATGTGTACCAAAGGTCTGTTATATGCTAAGTATCTTAGGAGCACTGTCTTTTCTGATCTTCCCCACAAACTTATGAAATAGGATTGATCACATTTTAATGGTGAAAATAATTGAGGCTCAAagatgttaagtaatttgcctgagaTCACAGAATCATTAAATCTTGGGGCCGAGATTCAAAACCAGATTTCTCAGACTCAAAAGCCCTTCCTCTCCTCATTCTAGCTTATTTCCTcccaagaagaagaaagacatggggaaaaaaaaaaaggtcattacCTGTGTGACTTGGCAGGGCAGTGTGTTGGGCCCGGagccaggaggaagaggaagctgggacTAGGTGTGGCAGAGGCAGGCAAGATCCAAGACAGTGTCATTTCCAAAGGGAAATCCGTTCCAGTAGTTGGGCAATAGCAGAAACTTCCAGTAAATGCAGGTGAAATAGGAAGGTAACAACAGTTTTATTCAACCTGATCTGTCTGGCACTTTGCTGGAAGTTTAGGGAAGAGTCTAACCTCTTGAGAGGTCAGGACTGGGCAGGGCATCAGTGCTTCCACCTGGACTTCTGGGCAGAGCTGGTGAGTTTAAGCCTCCAAATACTTGGGCTTCGGTGTACCTACAGCTTTGTGGAGAAAGTCAGTGACTGACATAGTTTCAGAGGTAACCAACTGCCCCATGATTCCAAGTTGCATGTTACATTTCACCCCATTTGAGGATCCAATTCTGAATGGAATTTGGGGCCATTAGAAATGAGGACTGAGAATCTGCAAGGTCAGGAGGTTGGTTGTAAGGTCAGTGATGTGGTTGTCAATATGCATGAAGATGAAGGTGAGCAGGTTCCCCAGACTTCAAGCCAGGCAGTTGGTAGACAGCAGATCCCAAGAAGGGGGAGCCAGGAGGCAAAACATCAGATCTCCAGATACCCACTGTCAGGCTGTGATGTGAATCCCCAGGACATGGCCCTTTACTAGGAAAGGTCATTACCTGTGTGACTTGTCAGGGCAGTGTGTACCACAAGCTAATGACTCTGGGGCTCTGTCCAGTGTAGTTTGGCCTGCACAGGGTTAAAAAGTAAATTGAAATGCCCTGGGTGGGGCCAGTGTTCTCCAGTTCTCCACAATTCCCACCAATCTCATCTGACATCTGGACAGCTTCATTCATGTGTCCACCCCTCTGTAGATCTTGGAGAAGCATTGCAGGGAGTCCCTCCAGCCTTGCCTTTTGTTTTATGTAGATGCACCGGTCCAGCTTCAGACTTTTCTGCTGCAGGACTGACAGTGAAGTTAGAGCTGGCTCCACCTTCCCTGCCTTCCCTTTGCAAGCATCTTCCCCAGGACAGGACACAGAAGTGCCCCCAGCAGCCCCCCTCACCCACATCCTGCTCAGTCTGGAAAAGGAgaccagggaggaaggaaggagaacatTTATTGAGAAATGTTAGCAAGACAAAGGTTGGAAGGGGGTAGCGAAGACCAAGGGAGAAAGAATGGCTTTCTCCTGGAAGTCCAGATGCAATGCTGATGTGCTTTTACACATGTATTTCCCAGGTTCTTGGGTTTTTAATCATAAGGTTTTTCTTGACCTGTTGAGTAAGGAAGACTGATGGAACAGCCAAAAGAGTGATGCTTCATGTACCATTCTTCAAGGAGCTGGTAGTGGGGGTGCCTTTGACAGGTGTGTTCTGGGGTCTCCAGAGGAGGGGGAGCTGCAGGTTTAGGGAAACACAAAGAGTGGAGCAGAGTTGAATGAGTCAGAACTGAGAGGGTGATTGTTCTTCATTGTCCAGCCTGCTTCATCCCACAAGCTagcacatgtggctattgagatTGAGAAGTGTGGCTGGTCCAAAGGGAGATGTGCTGTGAgtgagtgtaaaatacacaccagatatACACCAGATTTCAGagacccactataaaaagaaaagtgttaCCTATCTCATTAATAAGTTTTAGGTATGTTatgtgttgaaatgataatatttttgacatattaggttaaataaattgaattattaaatcattttaccagctgtttagttttttttttaatgtggctactagaaaattttaaattacatatgtggcttgtaTTACATTTCTGCTGGATAATGCTGGTCTAGGCTTTTCTTAGAGCTCCAGAAGCAAAATACAGGAACACGcaatctcacacacacagacacacacacactctgttgAGGGTTCCAGGCAACTCCAACAGTTGGAAGGTAAGTCTGCTGAACTTTTCTCTTGAAACTGTGATCAATTCTCGAAAATAATGCATACCCCTCCTCGGCCCTTGGCGACCCCCTGCTATTGATcagtcttccttttttccccttgttgTCAGCCCCTCCACTCCTGCCATCTTTGCCTCCACCATACCCCACCTCAAACCCAGCTTAGGCTGTTTCCCACTTTTTTAAATGCCACCATAGATTCAGAGTGTGAGATgtgctggagggaaaaaaaagtacttaCCCTTTGGGAATAAGAAGTCATTTTTCCCAGACTTTGGAAATTAACATAATGGGGCTTTTCTGCATTCCAGCTGCAACGTTGGATCTGGCAGGTTGGCTGTTCCCTGACATAATGCAAAACATAACTCAGTGGTCATTTCCATGTGTAAAAAGTTCAGCAGTATTGTTGGAACAATCATCATAAATCAGGAACAACTTTCTTTGGGGACTCTATTGCCACTTGATTTAGTATTTCCTGGCAACTTGCCTATCATGGAATGAAGCCATGATTGCTTCCTACACAAAATGTTATCTGCAGAACATCCCACCAGAAACCTACAGAAAGAACACTGACCAGCTTGCAAGTTTTGATAATCTGTGACTGCTTTTTATATTGAGAATAAATTTGACAATGGGACTCATTGTTAAACTGGACAATATATTCCATGGAACAGCTTCCAAATTAAAATGGGGCTTATATGGCGTTTTACATACCATTTgttccaaaggaaagaaaattggaCTCTTTCAGTTCCAGGAAGAAAATTCAGCAAAACATGTATACTGTGAAATAAGAGAAATTATCCTCAGCAACTTTTGTGCTAACATGTTCAGTTAttatgaaaacaggaaaaaatggaTCAGCTGTAGAGAGTAGGGGAGCATGACAGTCTCATGTCCGAAATGTCCCAGAGCTTCTTTTAGACGAGCACTGTGAGAATGTGCAGTTCCTCACATGTAAAGGAGGAATTTACCCAGGAAGTACTAGGAGGAAAGGCTGGGAGACTCCCTCCAATGCCCTGTAGTAGTTTGGCCCGGAAGTGCGCTGCGGGGGAGGGGCGGTGGGGGGAGTTAGGGACTCAGTAGATGGAAATCCCGCTGTCAGTTCACAAACCCATGGTGGCTCTAACCCCAAGATGACACCTGTTATGGACAATGAGCCCAGGTCAAGAACAGGAGTGACCCTCGGCCTGCACTCAGCAAAGAACAAGGACACTCCCAGAAAACACCTGACGCCCTCCAAAACTTAGGAAAGACAAGAGCAGAGATGAAGAGCTCCGTGCGGGGCCACCTCTGCTGGTTCACTCCTGAGCTGCCTAGCTCCCCAGGCCATTGAATCAGCAAAGCAAAACTTGAGTATTTAGTAAATCTAaacctatattttcttcctttcccttcccttgggTCGGAACAATTCAGACTGAGATCTCAATTCCTGGTCCTGGACAAATATTGTGCTCCCTTTGTAATGAtgagcacacagagaaaaattgccaggcaaatgaaaagatagcAGAGTTCAACAGAAGGGACCACTCTGaggaatcagagaaaatatttttctatgaaatataGTTTCTACAAGAGATGCGGGAAGCACTCGTGATTTGTGTTTCCAAAAAGCTTCAAAAGGACATTTCTTCTATGAAATTTGAGCAGGGaaccataaagagaaaaacaaacaggttATGGAGGCCAGcatggagatttaaaaaaaaagttcatttcagATTGAAATGGAGGAAGTGAACAGCAAAATGGATCCTGCAGCAAACAGGTTTGATGGAGCAGAAGTCAACTTTTACAGCACAAAACtcagaaaaaagacaaagagataaaaagaatGGGAGAATACATAAAAAGCATGGACAAGAGACATGTTTAATATGTAAACACTAGGAATTTCAGAAAAAGAACCAATAAAAATGGagccattattaaaaaacaatttggGGGAAGTTTTCCTGAGCTAGAGAAAGTCTTGAGTTTTCtgaaaatcagacaaaaataatgaaaaatttttaattcctaGACTTAATcttgataatttattttaatttcaagaaTAAAAACAGATTCAGTGAGTATCCATGCAGATAAAGCTTGCCTCCCACTTCTCCTTTGCAACATGAAGAAGACAGAATTGTCTACAGAAATATGAGGGAAAAAGGATTGTGACCCAAATGGGATTGTCCgttaaaatgtgtgttgacaagaAGTAAAAGCAAAGTAAATTCCTCATATTACATAAGGAATAATCAATTGACATTGCTCTATTTTTGATAatgaaaattagagaaaatagaTATcagtacattttaatttaatgtcaCTACTAATAGGATAAAAATAGTAGATATGACTTCCAAAATCACGGGAAATTCAAGTTAAAAAAGATAACTGTAGTCTATAAaaaggtataactgattcactttgctgtacagcagacactaacacaacattgtaaagcaactatactccaataaaattttttttaaaaggtccattaaaaagaaccataaaacaacaaaacccataaaaacatgttttatagtagaaataaaactaaacataaatCTTGTTAATAAAATGATGAGGATAAACTCTCATTTTGAATCACAGACTTTTATATTGGGTTAAAAATATTGTATCAGTGTACCCAGTGAatcccaaaataataaaaataaggcaATGGGCAAAGACATAAGAAGATGAATCCAAACAAAAGCAGGGCAAGAGACTTCCGCGGTCGCCGGCGTTCCGGAGCCCTGACGCAGCCTCTGAGTCACTCAGCACCTTTTGTTCGGTCAGCGGCGTGAGGGTCTCGCCGCGGCGTGTCGTCGGCGCCGCTCTGCCTGTGTACGCCGGTGCTCTCGCCCGGCCGGCCGGCCTGCGGAGCTCCCGCCCGTGTCCCCCGGCTGGTCCGGGGGGTTCGGGCACCGCCTCGACTGCGGTTCCGCCGGACGCGCGGACTGGACCGCAGTCCGCACCCCGAGCGGACGGAGTCATGAGGCGCCTGCCGTACTTCTGCCGCGGCCAGGTGGTGCTGGGCTTCGGTCGCGGCTCCAAGCAGCTGGGCATCCCTACAGCTAACTTTCCTGAACAAGTAGTAGATAATCTTCCAGCTGATGCATCCACTGGCATATATTATGTTTGGGCCAGTGTTGGAAGTGGAGACGTCCATAAGATGGTGGTGAGCATAGGATGGAACCCATACTGCAAGAATACAAAAAAGTCCAAGGAAACTCATATCATGCATGCTTTCAAAGAGGACTTATATGGGGAAATTTTCAATGTGGCCATCGTTGGCTACCTCAGACCAGAAGAGAACTTTGATTCTTTAGAGTCACTTATTTCAGCAATTCAAGGTGATATTGAGGAAGCTAAGAAATGACTAGAATTACCAGAACATTGGAAACTCAGAGAAgacaatttcttccaggttcctaaaagtaaaataatggcCACTGATGGAAAAGCATCTTATTTATTCATACACTGTTGTCTAATATTTTACTGCTCATAACTACAGTCTCATCttggttatattttaaaaatcaaacattttcCTACAGCTGTGAATTAAACAGTACAATGTAGTTATCATATTATGTTGCAACTGTTCAATTAAACCCATCATGTTACAGTACTAAaaagcttcattttaaaaatcaagattctTTTTTATGTAATATATTGATTAAAATGGACCACTGGAAAGGTCTTAAGTGTTTTATAatggaaatgaaatatatataaatacaggtAACAGGCAAGTCACTAGTTTGAGATGAGAACTATGATTCTCATGATCAAATTCTAGCATGCATGTACCTGTATAGCATGCTCTGCTAATCAGAAGGCTTATAAAAGTAACTATATTAAGCAGAGGGTTGACAGTTTATTACAAACCTAAGGGGAAAAATCCAGACTTggtattttttgtattttgtgcatttata from Mesoplodon densirostris isolate mMesDen1 chromosome 1, mMesDen1 primary haplotype, whole genome shotgun sequence includes:
- the LOC132502893 gene encoding riboflavin kinase-like; translation: MRRLPYFCRGQVVLGFGRGSKQLGIPTANFPEQVVDNLPADASTGIYYVWASVGSGDVHKMVVSIGWNPYCKNTKKSKETHIMHAFKEDLYGEIFNVAIVGYLRPEENFDSLESLISAIQGDIEEAKK